In Rosa chinensis cultivar Old Blush chromosome 1, RchiOBHm-V2, whole genome shotgun sequence, a genomic segment contains:
- the LOC112182289 gene encoding cytosolic sulfotransferase 15 codes for MTENQPPDHEEKNLSSECKELLSVPKERGWITHLRQYQFQGFWCPSAEVFQAVISFQKHFHAKDSDVVVASLPKSGTTWLKALTFAILNRHRFEIQTHPLLTSNSHNLVLFFELDLYTSNLVPDFSSKFPEPRLFATHIPFPSLGTIKESNSKIIYVCRNPFDSFVSAWHFVNEVRPQSSSPLSLDEAFDMYCQGMSAFGPFWDHILGYWKESLKRPNNVLFLKYEDMKEDGVVHLKALAKFLDCPFTEEEERNGVIEAIAKLCSFEAMKKLEINKTGTFVMNWENKTLFRKAEVGDWVNYLTPKMEERMSKVIEEKLGGSGLTFKVIPELADPVQ; via the coding sequence ATGACTGAAAATCAGCCGCCTGACCATGAAGAAAAAAACCTCAGCAGTGAGTGTAAGGAACTCCTTTCTGTCCCCAAAGAAAGAGGCTGGATAACCCATCTGCGCCAATATCAATTCCAAGGTTTTTGGTGCCCATCAGCAGAAGTATTCCAAGCCGTAATCTCTTTCCAAAAGCACTTCCATGCTAAAGACTCCGACGTGGTTGTGGCCAGCCTACCCAAATCCGGCACAACATGGTTAAAAGCCTTGACTTTTGCTATTTTGAATCGACACCGTTTCGAAATACAGACCCATCCCTTGCTCACTTCCAACTCCCACAATCTTGTGCTATTTTTTGAGTTGGATCTCTATACAAGCAACCTAGTTCCTGATTTCTCATCCAAGTTTCCTGAGCCAAGACTCTTTGCGACCCATATTCCCTTTCCTTCTTTGGGTACAATTAAAGAGTCCAATTCAAAGATCATTTATGTTTGCAGAAATCCATTCGACTCATTTGTTTCTGCCTGGCATTTCGTTAACGAAGTCCGTCCGCAATCTTCATCTCCATTGTCGCTTGATGAGGCCTTTGATATGTATTGCCAAGGCATGAGTGCGTTTGGTCCATTTTGGGATCACATTTTGGGGTACTGGAAAGAGAGCTTGAAGAGACCTAACAATGTGTTATTCTTGAAGTACGAGGACATGAAGGAAGATGGTGTAGTTCACTTGAAGGCATTGGCTAAGTTTTTAGACTGCCCTTTCactgaggaggaggagagaaacGGTGTGATTGAAGCAATAGCAAAGCTCTGTTCTTTTGAGGCCATGAAAAAGTTGGAGATCAACAAAACTGGAACGTTTGTCATGAACTGGGAGAACAAGACCCTGTTCAGAAAAGCTGAGGTGGGAGATTGGGTTAACTATTTGACCCCTAAGATGGAGGAGAGAATGTCTAAAGTCATAGAAGAAAAGTTGGGTGGTTCAGGCTTGACTTTCAAAGTGATTCCCGAGCTAGCAGATCCTGTCCAGTAG
- the LOC112180925 gene encoding digalactosyldiacylglycerol synthase 2, chloroplastic, translating to MDKKRHIAIFTTASLPWMTGTAVNPLFRAAYLAKDGERIVSLVIPWLSLKDQKLVYPNNITFSSPAGQEAYIRHWLHERTGFQSDFSILFYPGKFSLDKRSILAVGDISEIIPDEKADIAILEEPEHLTWYHHGKRWKIKFGLVIGIIHTNYLEYVRREKNGRMQAFLLKYVNNWVVSIYCHKVIRLSAATQEYPQSIICNVHGVNPKFLEIGKKKLEQQQNGSQAFSKGAYYIGKMVWSKGYKELLKLLQDHQKELAGLEVDLYGAGEDSDQVREAAEKLELAVRVHPGRDHADLEFHDYKVFLNPSTTDVVCTTTAEALAMGKIVVCANHPSNDFFKQFPNCRTYDNGDGFVKLTQQALAEQPAQLTEAQRYELSWAAATERFLRCAELEKASTAKLSESPSKNFMSTSLNLGGKMETASAYVHHVASGFEATRRIFGAIPRSLQPDEEQCKELGLAVPAGKQGFGK from the exons ATGGATAAAAAGAGGCATATTGCGATTTTTACCACTGCAAGCCTTCCATGGATGACCGGAACTGCTGTCAACCCTTTGTTCCGTGCAGCGTATCTTGCAAAAGATGGGGAGAGGATTGTTAGTTTGGTCATTCCTTGGTTATCTTTGAAAGATCAAAAACTGGTGTATCCTAACAACATCACATTTAGCTCACCGGCAGGGCAAGAGGCTTATATCCGTCACTGGCTTCATGAGAGGACTGGATTTCAATCTGATTTCAGTATACTTTTTTATCCTGGAAAG TTTTCCTTAGACAAAAGGAGCATTCTTGCTGTCGGAGATATTTCTGAGATAATTCCTGATGAAAAGGCAGATATTGCTATCCTTGAGGAGCCTGAGCACCTCACGTGGTATCATCATGGGAAGAGATGGAAAATTAAATTCGGGCTGGTTATAGGAATTATCCACACCAATTATTTGGAATATGTGAGGAGGGAGAAGAATGGAAGAATGCAAGCATTTCTTCTAAAATATGTTAATAATTGGGTTGTCAGTATATACTGTCACAAG GTAATCAGATTATCTGCTGCCACCCAGGAGTATCCTCAATCGATCATTTGCAATGTTCATGGTGTCAACCCCAAGTTTCTGGAAATAGGCAAGAAAAAGCTAGAGCAGCAACAAAATGGAAGCCAAGCCTTCAGCAAAGGTGCCTACTACATTGGGAAAATGGTGTGGAGTAAAGGCTACAAGGAGCTGCTCAAACTTCTTCAAGACCATCAAAAGGAATTAGCTGGACTTGAGGTTGATTTATATGGAGCTGGGGAAGACTCTGATCAAGTTCGGGAAGCTGCTGAAAAATTGGAACTGGCTGTTAGAGTCCATCCTGGGCGTGATCATGCTGATCTTGAATTTCATGA TTATAAAGTGTTCCTGAATCCAAGCACCACAGATGTGGTTTGCACGACCACAGCAGAAGCATTGGCAATGGGTAAAATTGTTGTGTGCGCCAATCACCCCTCGAATGACTTCTTCAAGCAGTTCCCAAATTGCCGAACATATGACAATGGAGATGGGTTTGTCAAGCTCACACAGCAAGCACTGGCTGAACAGCCTGCCCAGCTTACTGAGGCACAAAGGTATGAGCTTTCATGGGCGGCTGCCACCGAACGGTTTTTAAGGTGTGCTGAGCTAGAAAAGGCATCGACAGCAAAACTGTCAGAATCTCCCTCAAAAAACTTTATGTCTACGTCATTGAACTTGGGGGGTAAGATGGAAACTGCATCTGCATATGTGCACCATGTGGCATCTGGTTTTGAAGCAACGCGGAGGATTTTTGGTGCGATCCCAAGGAGTTTGCAACCAGATGAAGAGCAATGCAAGGAGCTTGGGCTGGCTGTTCCTGCTGGCAAGCAAGGCTTCGGAAAATGA
- the LOC112186296 gene encoding uncharacterized protein LOC112186296 isoform X1: MFKSLFAIVIDFELGEMLMGHTDGLSESRSSRDQLLPYAESDLGDDDTADCSEPILYSASFEELAKNIVKYDTVIWFSISLMLVLAWGVGIIMLLYLPFKRYILQKDISSRKLYVTPSEIVYKVSRPSYVPFLGITTIERHVPLSLVIDIIIEQGCLQSKYGLHTFRIESIARGKAAAVDELQVQGVSNPSDLRKVIISEASKVIQDSSISWKPTTVTAEGESIAGTPSVTEAPILRSPAKSVKMAASPRYASIERRSILPSELLLNRLEEVNKSVKKIEFLIEKSHTQPE; the protein is encoded by the exons ATGTTCAAATCCCTGTTTGCAATTGTTATTGA TTTTGAGCTTGGAGAGATGTTGATGGGTCATACAGATGGTCTTTCTGAATCTCGGTCATCGAGGGATCAGCTACTTCCTTATGCTGAATCTGACTTAGGGGATGATGACACTGCAGACTGTTCTGAGCCAATACTGTACTCAGCCTCCTTTGAAGAGCTTGCCAAAAATATCGTTAAGTATGACACCGTTATATGGTTCTCAATATCATTGATGCTGGTTTTAGCTTGGGGAGTTGGCATCATCATGCTGTTATATCTACCCTTTAAGAGATATATTCTCCAGAAGGACATCTCCTCCCGCAAGCTATATGTTACACCTAGTGAAATAGTCTACAAG GTGTCAAGGCCTTCTTATGTACCCTTTTTGGGCATCACTACAATTGAGAGGCATGTGCCCCTTTCCCTGGTGATTGACATCATTATTGAACAAG GTTGTTTGCAGTCAAAATATGGACTTCATACCTTTCGAATTGAAAGTATAGCACGTGGAAAAGCTGCAGCTGTTGATGAACTACAGGTTCAAGGGGTTTCTAACCCTAGTGATTTGAGGAAG GTCATCATCTCAGAAGCTTCAAAAGTTATACAAGATAGCAGTATAAGTTGGAAGCCTACTACTGTCACTGCAGAAGGGGAAAGCATAGCTGGTACTCCATCCGTGACTGAAGCACCAATTCTGAGATCACCAGCTAAAAGCGTAAAG ATGGCAGCTTCACCACGCTATGCTTCAATAGAACGCAGAAGCATACTACCCAGTGAATTGCTGCTTAATAGACTTGAAGAAGTCAATAAATCTGTAAAG AAAATCGAGTTTTTAATAGAGAAGTCACATACTCAACCTGAGTAA
- the LOC112186296 gene encoding uncharacterized protein LOC112186296 isoform X2 encodes MLMGHTDGLSESRSSRDQLLPYAESDLGDDDTADCSEPILYSASFEELAKNIVKYDTVIWFSISLMLVLAWGVGIIMLLYLPFKRYILQKDISSRKLYVTPSEIVYKVSRPSYVPFLGITTIERHVPLSLVIDIIIEQGCLQSKYGLHTFRIESIARGKAAAVDELQVQGVSNPSDLRKVIISEASKVIQDSSISWKPTTVTAEGESIAGTPSVTEAPILRSPAKSVKMAASPRYASIERRSILPSELLLNRLEEVNKSVKKIEFLIEKSHTQPE; translated from the exons ATGTTGATGGGTCATACAGATGGTCTTTCTGAATCTCGGTCATCGAGGGATCAGCTACTTCCTTATGCTGAATCTGACTTAGGGGATGATGACACTGCAGACTGTTCTGAGCCAATACTGTACTCAGCCTCCTTTGAAGAGCTTGCCAAAAATATCGTTAAGTATGACACCGTTATATGGTTCTCAATATCATTGATGCTGGTTTTAGCTTGGGGAGTTGGCATCATCATGCTGTTATATCTACCCTTTAAGAGATATATTCTCCAGAAGGACATCTCCTCCCGCAAGCTATATGTTACACCTAGTGAAATAGTCTACAAG GTGTCAAGGCCTTCTTATGTACCCTTTTTGGGCATCACTACAATTGAGAGGCATGTGCCCCTTTCCCTGGTGATTGACATCATTATTGAACAAG GTTGTTTGCAGTCAAAATATGGACTTCATACCTTTCGAATTGAAAGTATAGCACGTGGAAAAGCTGCAGCTGTTGATGAACTACAGGTTCAAGGGGTTTCTAACCCTAGTGATTTGAGGAAG GTCATCATCTCAGAAGCTTCAAAAGTTATACAAGATAGCAGTATAAGTTGGAAGCCTACTACTGTCACTGCAGAAGGGGAAAGCATAGCTGGTACTCCATCCGTGACTGAAGCACCAATTCTGAGATCACCAGCTAAAAGCGTAAAG ATGGCAGCTTCACCACGCTATGCTTCAATAGAACGCAGAAGCATACTACCCAGTGAATTGCTGCTTAATAGACTTGAAGAAGTCAATAAATCTGTAAAG AAAATCGAGTTTTTAATAGAGAAGTCACATACTCAACCTGAGTAA
- the LOC112167894 gene encoding B3 domain-containing protein At2g31420-like, translated as MTSPIPNIASGSSDQENRRIDDKCLKRKRKPCVDCHNDKDLDAAAKKKKKKRTYMMKVDMGVYQPPPDLPEKYKQMVNGPNAALVIQKQLFTSDVNPDLNRLTLPPKQILCKELLRPNEIEILKPKDALLKVPFIDPELRKEEISLSLWKLSSSNERSLVFKSEWNHIVKKNDLGEGDLIQIWSFRDSNDQLQLALVVVKRAEKRKSGEEVRSTARSSSVSNVSEDSASASHSGRKCLKIRFKCNASRSESTSTCELLSQ; from the coding sequence ATGACGAGCCCTATCCCTAATATTGCTTCTGGTTCTTCTGATCAAGAAAATAGAAGAATTGATGATAAgtgtttgaaaagaaaaaggaagccATGTGTTGATTGTCATAATGATAAAGACTTGGATGCCGcggcgaagaagaagaagaagaagagaacatATATGATGAAGGTGGACATGGGTGTTTATCAACCACCTCCTGATTTGCCCGAAAAGTACAAGCAAATGGTGAATGGGCCAAATGCGGCATTGGTGATACAAAAGCAGTTGTTTACGAGTGATGTGAACCCTGACCTGAACCGGCTGACATTGCCACCAAAACAAATTTTGTGCAAGGAGTTGCTGAGACCTAATGAGATAGAAATCCTTAAGCCCAAAGATGCTTTGCTTAAAGTTCCATTTATAGACCCAGAGCTCAGAAAGGAAGAGATTTCACTGAGTTTATGGAAGCTGTCGAGCTCAAATGAAAGGTCCCTTGTGTTCAAATCTGAATGGAATCACATTGTTAAGAAGAACGATCTGGGTGAAGGTGATCTGATCCAAATCTGGTCATTTCGGGATAGCAACGATCAACTTCAGTTGGCACTTGTTGTGGTGAAGAGAGCCGAGAAACGCAAAAGTGGTGAGGAAGTGAGAAGCACCGCAAGAAGTAGTAGTGTGAGCAATGTCAGTGAGGACAGTGCAAGTGCAAGCCACAGTGGAAGAAAATGTCTCAAAATCCGATTTAAATGTAATGCTAGCAGGAGTGAGAGTACTAGTACATGTGAATTATTGAGTCAATGA
- the LOC112182816 gene encoding spore coat polysaccharide biosynthesis protein SpsK, producing MSRKRVLIVGGTGYLGQHVLQGFSEIQETTPCDLAFTHHSSPPPQALLNAFPSVLPFSVDLKSGNGFEAISHQFGPPDVVVNCAALSVPRACEMDPAAAMSVNVPSSLVNWLSSLEESNYLLIHLSTDQVYEGVKSFYKEDDEVVPVNVYGKSKVAAEQFITEKCSNFAILRSSIIFGPQTISPVSKSLPIQWVDGVLSKGNTTEFFHDEFRCPVYVKDVVAIILALSKTWISEAKQRKLVLNVGGPDRVSRVQMAETVADIRGYNLSLIKSVSSSSLDRGVMSPADISMDITKLVQTLGISPISFRDGVRLTLEL from the exons ATGAGTAGGAAGAGAGTTTTGATAGTTGGAGGAACAGGTTACTTGGGACAGCATGTATTGCAAGGCTTTTCAGAGATTCAAGAAACCACTCCTTGTGATCTGGCATTTACCCACCACTCAAGTCCTCCTCCCCAAGCTTTGCTCAATGCATTTCCTAGTGTGCTGCCTTTCTCTGTGGATTTGAAGTCTGGCAATGGATTTGAAGCCATTTCTCATCAGTTTGGTCCG CCTGATGTGGTAGTAAACTGTGCTGCACTTTCGGTTCCTCGTGCCTGTGAAATGGATCCTGCTGCAGCTATGTCAGTTAATGTGCCATCTTCTCTTGTTAATTGGTTATCGAGCTTAGAAGAGAGTAATTATCTTCTGATCCATTTGTcaactgatcaag TTTATGAAGGGGTGAAGTCCTTTTacaaggaagatgatgaagttgTTCCAGTAAATGTTTATGGGAAATCAAAAGTGGCAGCTGAGCAGTTCATTACTGAGAAATGCTcaaactttgcaattttgaGAAGCAGTATCATCTTTGGGCCACAGACAATCTCACCGGTTTCAAAATCTCTTCCGATTCAG TGGGTTGATGGTGTCCTCTCCAAAGGAAATACAACTGAATTCTTTCATGATGAGTTTCGGTGCCCTGTGTATGTAAAGGATGTCGTAGCAATCATACTTGCTTTGTCCAAGACATGGATATCAG AGGCTAAGCAAAGAAAATTGGTATTGAATGTTGGTGGACCGGACCGGGTATCCCGTGTTCAAATGGCTGAGACAGTTGCTGATATAAGGGGATACAACCTCTCATTAATTAAATCTGTATCTTCATCATCG CTTGATCGTGGAGTTATGTCTCCTGCTGACATATCCATGGATATAACTAAGTTAGTTCAGACGCTTGGTATTTCTCCTATTTCATTTCGAGATGGTGTCAGATTGACGCTTGAACTGTGA